The nucleotide sequence TCCGCCGGTCCTGCCGGATTCGGCATACTGCCGTCCTCCGGAGCGTTCCTCCACCCAGGAAGCTCCTCTCTCATGACAGCGCTCCCACGCGTCGCTGTCGCCACGCGACCCGACGACGGGTCATCGTCACACCCACAAGGATCATGACCACTACCGCCCTCGCTGAACGATCAGAACAGCCGCAACGGTCCGAACCGTCCACCTTCCAAGCCCTCGCCCGACTCCTTCCCTTCGCGAAGCCGGTGCTTCCGCGTCTGGTGATGGGCGCCGCCAGCGCGCTCGTCGCGAGCCTGCTCGCACTGACCATCCCGCTCGTGCTCGAGCAGGTCGTCGCCGGCCCGATCGCCTCCGGCGACATCGCCATGATCGGGTGGGGCGCCGCCGCGATCCTCGCGCTGGGACTCGCCGAGGCGCTCATGGTCTGGCTCCGTCGCTGGTTCGTGCTCGGCCCCGCGACCATGGTCGAGTACGAGCTGCGACAGACGTTCTACTCCCGCCTGCAGCGCCTGCCGGTCGCGTTCCACGATCGGTGGCAGTCGGGGCAGCTGCTGAGCCGCATGATGCAGGACATCAGCATGCTGCGCCGCTGGCTCGCCTTCGGCCTCGTGCTGCTCGTCGTCAACGTCATCACCATCGCCGTCGGCACGGCGCTGCTGTTCCGCTGGCACTGGGCGCTCGGCACGATCTTCCTCGTGACGTCGGCACCGCTCTGGTACGCGGGATACCGGTTCGAGAAGTCGTACGGCACGCTCGCGCGCCAGTCGCAGGACCAGGCGGGCGACCTCGCCACCTCGGTCGAGGAGAGCGTGCACGGAATCCGCGTGCTCAAGGCGTTCGGCCGCGGCAAGCACGCGCTGCAGAAGTTCACGCGCCAGGCCGAGACGCTGCGCGAGACCGAGCTCAGCAAGGCGCGCGCCGTCGGCTGGATCTGGTTCTGGCTCGTGCTGCTGCCCGATATCGCGTTCGCGCTGTGCCTCGGCGCGGGCATCTACCTCACGGCGATCGGCCAGCTCCAGGGCCCCGAGCTCATCGCGTTCTTCGCCATGGCGACGGTGCTGCGCTGGCCGATGGAGTCGATCGGATTCCTGTTCTCGTTCCTCCTCGACGCGCGCACGGCGACCGACCGCATCTTCGAGGTGTTCGACGAGCAGAACACGATCGTCGAACCCGAGGAGCCGAAGACCATCGCGAAGCCGCGCGGCGAGCTCGCGTTCGAGGGCGTGCATTTCCGGTATCAGGATGCTGCGGACCGCGAGCGCGATCTTCTCAACGGTGTCGACCTCGTGCTGCGGCCCGGAGAGACGATGGCGCTCGTGGGCCTCACCGGCTCGGGCAAGACGACCCTCACGACGCTGCCCACGCGCCTGTACGACGTGACCGGAGGCCGCGTCACGCTCGACGGCGTCGACGTGCGCGACCTGACGCTCGCCGAGCTGCGCCGGCACATCGGCATGGCGTTCGAGGACGCGACACTCTTCTCCCAGACCGTGCGCGACAACGTGCTGCTGGGTCGCGAGGACCTCGTGCCCGGCAGCCCCGAGGCCGAACGCGTGATGCGCGAGGCGCTCGACGTGGCGCAGGCGTCGTTCGTCGACGAGCTGCCCGACGGCGTCGACACGATCATCGGTGAAGAGGGACTGTCCCTCTCGGGTGGCCAGCGTCAGCGTCTGGCGCTGGCTCGTGCCGTGGCCGCGCGGCCCGCAGTGCTCGTGCTCGACGACCCGCTGTCGGCGCTCGACGTCGACACCGAGGCGCTCGTCGAGGACGCGCTCCGCGAGGTCCTGCACGAGACGACGGCGCTCGTGGTCGCGCACCGTCCGTCGACGGTCACGCTCGCCGACCGTGTCGCCCTTCTCGAGGCGGGACGAGTGACGGCCGTCGGAACCCATTCCGAGCTGCTGCGCAGCAGTGAGCACTACCGGCACGTGATCTCGAGTCTCGAGATCGAGCAGGCCCGCATCCGGGCGAGACAGGAAGGCCAGGATTGGGAGGTGACCCTGTGAGCACGACGGTGACCGGAACGAGCGGCGAAGACCGCTCCGACTACACGCGCGCCGAGAGCACGGCGATCCGCAAGCGCTCGCTGCGCCTGCTCGGCTCGCTCATCACCCCGGTGCGGGGGCAGCTGATCCTCGCGGGCGTCGTGCTCGTGGTCTCGACCGCACTGCGCGTCGCGGGGCCGTGGCTCATCGGCGTGGGCATCAACAACGCGCTGCCCGCCGCGGTGGAGCGCATGGATTGGGCGCCGACGATCCTCGTGGTGCTCGTGTACCTCGTGACCGCGCTCGGCGGCGCCGCCCTCATCGGGTGGTACGTCGTCGTCGCGGCGCGCCTCACCCAGGCGATCATGTTGGACCTGCGCAAGCGCATCTTCCTGCACACGCAGCGGCTGAGCCTGGAGTTCCACGAGTCGTACACGTCGGGCCGCATCATCTCGCGGCAGACGAGCGACCTCGACACCATCCGCGAACTCCTCGACGGCGGACTCAACGAGCTGGTCTCGGGCATCCTGTACGGCGCGTTCACGCTGATCGCGCTGTTCATCGTGGACTGGCAGTCGGGCCTGATCCTCACGTTCATGGGCATCCCGCTCTTCCTCCTGATGCGCTGGTTCTACACCCGCTCGCAGCTCGTGTACCGGGAGTCGCGCGTCATCAGCGCGAAGGTGATCGTGAAGTTCGTCGAGACGATGACGGGCATCCGCGCCGTGAAGGCCTTCCGCAAGGAGGGCCGCAACGACGAGGAGTTCGGCGGTCTGGCGATGGACTACCGCGACGTCAACATGCGCTCGATCCGCCTGTTCGGCACGTTCGAGCCGGGGCTCATGGCCGTGGCGTCGTTCACCCTCGCGATCGTCATCGCGTGGGGCGGCATCCGTGTCGTCGACGGCGCGATGGAGATCGGCTTCCTGCTGTCGGCCGTGCTGTACGTCCGCAACTTCTTCTCGCCGCTCCAGGAGGTCGCGTTCTTCCTGAACTCGTACCAGTCCGCGACGGCGGCGCTCGAGAAGGTGTCGGGCGTCCTGGAGGAGGAGCCCACGGTTCCGGACCCCAAGACCCCGGTCGACCTGTGGGAGGCGAAAGGGCACATCCGGTTCGACGACGTGCTGTTCGGGTACTCCCAGGACCGCGTCATCCTTCCGGATTTCTCGCTCGACATCCCGGCCGGTCAGACGATCGCACTCGTCGGCACGACGGGTGCCGGCAAGTCGACGCTCGCCAAGCTCGTGTCGCGGTTCTACGACCCGACACGCGGCGCGGTGACGCTCGACGGTGTGGATCTGCGCAACCTGCACCCGAAGGATCTCCGCCGCGCGATCGTCATGGTCACCCAGGAGGCCTACCTGTTCAGCGGAACAGTCGCCGACAACATCGCGTTGGGCAAGCCCGACGCGACGATGGACGAGATCCAGGCTGCGGCGCGCGCGGTGGGAGCGGATGCCTTCATCCAGGCCCTTCCCGACGGCTACGCGACCGACGTCAACAAGCGCGGCGGTCGCGTGTCGGCGGGTCAGCGTCAGCTGATCTCGTTCGCGCGGGCGTTCCTCGCGAACCCGGCGGTGCTGATCCTCGACGAGGCGACGGCGTCGCTCGACATCCCGTCGGAGCGTCAGATCCAGGACGCGCTGCAGACGCTGCTCGCCGACCGCACCGCGATCATCATCGCGCACCGCCTCTCGACGGTCGCGATCGCGGACCGCGTGCTGGTCATGGAGCATGGCGAGATCATCGAGGACGACACCCCCGAGCAGCTCATCGGCGGCACCGGCAAGTTCGCCCAGCTCCACGCCGCGTGGCAGGAGTCGCTCGTCTAGCCCGGTCCGACGTCGACCCCGGATGCCCCGGCCCCCTGTCCACACACTCAGGGCCGGGGCATCCGCCGTCTCGGCGAAGCCGGCCGATCACGGACATCCGGTGTCCCGCGGCTCGCCTGTCACAAAGCGTCGCGAGATGCGGCACATTGTGACAGGTGAGCACATCCCGGGGCGGCTCACCTGTCACAAGGTGCCGCGCGGGGCGACCCTTCGTGACAGGTGAGCGATTGCTGGCCGGGGAGTGAGAAACCTCAGACGTACGCGATCGAGACCGCGTGGGCGAGCGGATGCTGCGGTGCGAGGTCCGCGAGTGCCGCGGCGCCGTCGATGCCGTGGCCGAGGGGCTCGACGAGCGTGACGTCGAACTCGCTCGCGGCGATGTGCGACGCGAACGCCTCGCGCAGCTGCGGGGAGCGGAAGACGCCGCCGATCGCGCAGGCGGCGAACTGCTCGCCAGGCTCGTCGGAGCGCACGTGGCGCAGCGCCGTCTCGACGCTGTGCGCGAGCTCACCGCCGGCTCGCACCGTGATGTCCTGCGACACCGCGTCGCCCTCCGTCGCGAGGCGCGAGACGTGCGCCGCGAAGGACGCGATCACGCTCACCCGCTCGGGGTCGGACTGCAGCTGGATGTACGCCTGGCTGAGGTCGGGCCAGCGCTCCTCGGCCACCGTGCGCAGCGCCGTCGCCGGCCCGCGACCGTCGTACTCGCGCATCACGGCGTCGAGGGACTCGCGCCCGATCCAGTAGCCGCTGCCCGCGTCACCCATCAGATAGCCCCACCCGTCGACCCGCGCCACCCGCGACGCGCCCACGGCGAGTGTCACGACGCCGGTGCCCGCCGCGACGACGGCGCCCCGCGTG is from Microbacterium sp. LWH3-1.2 and encodes:
- a CDS encoding ABC transporter ATP-binding protein gives rise to the protein MSTTVTGTSGEDRSDYTRAESTAIRKRSLRLLGSLITPVRGQLILAGVVLVVSTALRVAGPWLIGVGINNALPAAVERMDWAPTILVVLVYLVTALGGAALIGWYVVVAARLTQAIMLDLRKRIFLHTQRLSLEFHESYTSGRIISRQTSDLDTIRELLDGGLNELVSGILYGAFTLIALFIVDWQSGLILTFMGIPLFLLMRWFYTRSQLVYRESRVISAKVIVKFVETMTGIRAVKAFRKEGRNDEEFGGLAMDYRDVNMRSIRLFGTFEPGLMAVASFTLAIVIAWGGIRVVDGAMEIGFLLSAVLYVRNFFSPLQEVAFFLNSYQSATAALEKVSGVLEEEPTVPDPKTPVDLWEAKGHIRFDDVLFGYSQDRVILPDFSLDIPAGQTIALVGTTGAGKSTLAKLVSRFYDPTRGAVTLDGVDLRNLHPKDLRRAIVMVTQEAYLFSGTVADNIALGKPDATMDEIQAAARAVGADAFIQALPDGYATDVNKRGGRVSAGQRQLISFARAFLANPAVLILDEATASLDIPSERQIQDALQTLLADRTAIIIAHRLSTVAIADRVLVMEHGEIIEDDTPEQLIGGTGKFAQLHAAWQESLV
- a CDS encoding ABC transporter ATP-binding protein is translated as MTTTALAERSEQPQRSEPSTFQALARLLPFAKPVLPRLVMGAASALVASLLALTIPLVLEQVVAGPIASGDIAMIGWGAAAILALGLAEALMVWLRRWFVLGPATMVEYELRQTFYSRLQRLPVAFHDRWQSGQLLSRMMQDISMLRRWLAFGLVLLVVNVITIAVGTALLFRWHWALGTIFLVTSAPLWYAGYRFEKSYGTLARQSQDQAGDLATSVEESVHGIRVLKAFGRGKHALQKFTRQAETLRETELSKARAVGWIWFWLVLLPDIAFALCLGAGIYLTAIGQLQGPELIAFFAMATVLRWPMESIGFLFSFLLDARTATDRIFEVFDEQNTIVEPEEPKTIAKPRGELAFEGVHFRYQDAADRERDLLNGVDLVLRPGETMALVGLTGSGKTTLTTLPTRLYDVTGGRVTLDGVDVRDLTLAELRRHIGMAFEDATLFSQTVRDNVLLGREDLVPGSPEAERVMREALDVAQASFVDELPDGVDTIIGEEGLSLSGGQRQRLALARAVAARPAVLVLDDPLSALDVDTEALVEDALREVLHETTALVVAHRPSTVTLADRVALLEAGRVTAVGTHSELLRSSEHYRHVISSLEIEQARIRARQEGQDWEVTL
- a CDS encoding N-acetylglucosamine kinase, which gives rise to MTAAVIAIDAGQTGIKVRVREHDFVFPGIRTGEPLIPQLAAVTRAAIERTGAEVSVVSAGVSGLTTRESDAAALLARIDDPAVREVILAHDSTTSFLGALGDTRGAVVAAGTGVVTLAVGASRVARVDGWGYLMGDAGSGYWIGRESLDAVMREYDGRGPATALRTVAEERWPDLSQAYIQLQSDPERVSVIASFAAHVSRLATEGDAVSQDITVRAGGELAHSVETALRHVRSDEPGEQFAACAIGGVFRSPQLREAFASHIAASEFDVTLVEPLGHGIDGAAALADLAPQHPLAHAVSIAYV